The following coding sequences lie in one SAR324 cluster bacterium genomic window:
- the nadD gene encoding nicotinate (nicotinamide) nucleotide adenylyltransferase: protein MNSFSHTFPPVKSEKISVSRRYALFGGSFNPIHQGHVEIVRYLLENWVEYVYVMPAGCSPFKDKSLLLPDALRLKMTQAAFDGWTQVTVSSLEIQQPGASYTWNTLQELCQHTPNDSWYLILGMDAFLSFYKWYRARQIMDMASLLVFPRTGFALKPTDIEQTETMNYFRSHWPEGEWNPEDKTFKTNQHCLVQFLDTVVPDISATDIREQTLIDSVPESARCLYQQYLAERSF, encoded by the coding sequence ATGAATTCGTTTTCGCATACTTTTCCGCCAGTCAAATCTGAAAAAATTAGTGTCTCCCGCCGGTATGCCTTGTTTGGCGGAAGTTTCAATCCGATCCATCAGGGACATGTGGAAATTGTCCGGTATCTTTTGGAAAATTGGGTTGAGTATGTGTATGTGATGCCGGCAGGGTGCTCTCCGTTCAAAGACAAATCCTTGCTTCTGCCAGATGCTCTCCGCCTGAAAATGACTCAAGCGGCCTTTGACGGGTGGACTCAGGTGACTGTTTCCAGTCTGGAAATCCAACAACCAGGTGCCAGTTATACCTGGAATACCCTTCAGGAATTATGCCAACATACACCAAATGATTCATGGTACCTCATACTGGGCATGGATGCATTCCTTTCTTTTTATAAATGGTATCGGGCACGACAAATTATGGATATGGCATCCCTCCTGGTTTTTCCCAGAACCGGGTTTGCTTTGAAGCCAACGGACATAGAACAGACAGAAACCATGAATTATTTTAGAAGCCATTGGCCTGAGGGTGAATGGAATCCAGAGGACAAGACCTTCAAGACCAATCAACATTGTCTGGTTCAGTTCCTGGATACGGTGGTTCCAGATATTTCCGCAACCGATATCCGTGAGCAGACACTGATAGATTCTGTGCCTGAATCAGCACGTTGCCTTTATCAACAATATCTTGCTGAACGGAGTTTCTGA
- a CDS encoding DUF4160 domain-containing protein: MGTLLTKFGFKFFVYKNDHEPKHVHVMIGDDEFAKIEIRSIKVIYSYLKANDLKRAKKIIKENQNLLERAWDAFFSQREDSKD; this comes from the coding sequence ATGGGGACACTTCTTACAAAATTTGGGTTTAAATTTTTTGTTTACAAAAATGATCATGAACCCAAGCATGTCCATGTTATGATTGGCGATGATGAATTTGCTAAAATTGAGATTCGATCAATCAAAGTGATTTATTCTTACCTCAAAGCAAATGATTTGAAACGTGCTAAAAAAATTATCAAAGAGAACCAGAATTTACTTGAAAGGGCGTGGGATGCATTCTTTAGTCAAAGGGAAGACAGTAAAGATTAA
- a CDS encoding type II secretion system protein GspG, which translates to MTHRRTGEHQGFSMVEIMIALGVVGVMSATGVGLVVQNIEKGRVATAREDTRAIFRAIESFHANVTFYPGEKETTKNYMHSSTIDRRPTYKGVAASAAVGVSMANYLYNDPGASYQNWRGPYLSEDRTDPWGHSYIIYTTGIHGAGCASFAIASGTPVYAWVLSAGKDGDIDTSPADSTLHFVDGSDEDIGVISFRTKCD; encoded by the coding sequence ATGACACATCGCAGAACAGGGGAGCATCAAGGTTTTTCCATGGTGGAAATCATGATCGCATTGGGCGTTGTCGGGGTGATGAGCGCAACAGGTGTGGGGCTGGTTGTTCAAAACATTGAAAAAGGCAGGGTTGCCACTGCCAGGGAAGATACACGGGCGATATTTCGTGCCATTGAATCATTCCATGCCAATGTGACCTTTTATCCCGGTGAAAAAGAGACCACAAAAAATTATATGCACTCCTCCACAATCGACAGACGTCCCACATACAAGGGCGTCGCCGCATCAGCGGCTGTTGGCGTTTCAATGGCAAATTATCTGTATAATGATCCGGGAGCCAGTTATCAGAACTGGCGTGGCCCCTATCTGAGTGAAGACCGGACCGATCCATGGGGACACAGTTATATTATTTATACGACTGGTATCCATGGCGCGGGATGCGCATCTTTTGCAATTGCCTCCGGAACCCCTGTTTATGCCTGGGTTTTATCAGCCGGTAAAGATGGGGATATTGATACCTCTCCGGCGGATAGTACGCTCCATTTTGTGGATGGAAGTGATGAAGACATCGGGGTTATAAGTTTTCGAACCAAATGCGATTAA
- a CDS encoding PilZ domain-containing protein, protein MRKRIHANLTRVKVILSGLIWFCCTAQIGSKRVEPGVTLDAFKFDSGVPIAIPPSFFVFLIFVIAGIIALFVLVNRLTKQRYEQKIDKITDDKANLRLEVTLNTRRIEENAQSFINEIAQKVLGASESKDILPLVESNEFFEKTVAEFKGLEPTPEILKKIFLLRQELGFEFSNKAVPFICTQMLSTAAKLECHLPHPSRQVIFMTPILDINESRFMIKPPTVKGQPANLKKFKQLHFRIRRDGDAEYELIAPVINQVGGKINAVVMGHTTRIKKMFIRESERIPTNIAATFYLFTETPGETQDLEHFENPEVSFEAMIRDMSLGGLKLDAKTIPESLRNDDLLVFHLKGANLREGIMVRVISVGTNEQEGYTLHLQYNQMRDLTRMKVNKFLYRMKKQNALRQQRRTQQKQPVAPSPSPNLSTPPLPPSSFDSMMPSAFAQTKPSEQATATETASDRFKRTLKLQTDASNSAKASAPRKEGGQVPKKDKPVTRDERNALLGP, encoded by the coding sequence ATGCGAAAACGAATTCATGCAAATTTAACACGAGTGAAAGTGATCCTGTCTGGCCTTATCTGGTTCTGCTGTACAGCACAGATTGGCTCCAAACGGGTGGAACCGGGCGTGACACTGGACGCGTTCAAGTTTGACAGTGGTGTACCCATTGCGATTCCTCCCAGTTTTTTTGTATTTCTGATTTTTGTGATCGCGGGAATCATTGCCTTGTTTGTGCTGGTGAATCGTCTGACCAAACAACGCTATGAACAGAAAATTGATAAAATCACTGATGACAAAGCCAACCTGAGACTTGAGGTCACACTCAATACCAGACGGATTGAAGAAAATGCCCAGTCATTTATCAATGAAATTGCCCAGAAGGTTCTTGGCGCAAGTGAATCCAAAGATATTTTGCCGCTGGTCGAGTCCAATGAATTCTTTGAAAAAACTGTGGCCGAATTCAAGGGGTTGGAACCGACTCCGGAGATTCTCAAAAAAATATTTTTATTGCGTCAGGAACTTGGTTTTGAATTTTCCAATAAAGCTGTACCGTTTATCTGCACTCAGATGCTTTCCACCGCGGCCAAACTGGAATGCCATCTTCCGCATCCCTCCAGACAGGTGATTTTCATGACACCAATCCTGGATATCAATGAATCCCGGTTTATGATCAAACCACCCACCGTCAAAGGACAGCCTGCCAATCTTAAAAAGTTCAAACAATTGCATTTCAGAATCCGGAGAGACGGGGATGCTGAATATGAATTAATCGCTCCGGTTATCAATCAGGTTGGCGGCAAGATCAATGCGGTTGTGATGGGGCACACCACCCGCATTAAAAAGATGTTTATCCGTGAATCAGAACGGATTCCTACGAATATTGCGGCGACTTTCTATCTTTTCACTGAAACCCCCGGAGAAACGCAGGATCTGGAACATTTCGAAAATCCGGAGGTGTCGTTTGAAGCGATGATCAGGGATATGAGTCTGGGAGGATTGAAACTGGATGCCAAGACCATTCCTGAAAGCCTGCGGAATGATGATTTGCTGGTGTTTCATTTAAAAGGGGCAAATCTGAGAGAAGGCATCATGGTTCGTGTGATCAGTGTGGGAACCAATGAGCAGGAAGGCTATACCCTGCATCTTCAGTACAATCAGATGCGTGATTTGACCCGGATGAAAGTCAACAAATTTTTATACCGCATGAAAAAACAGAACGCGCTCAGACAACAACGGCGCACTCAGCAGAAACAACCTGTTGCGCCATCCCCGTCACCAAACCTTTCCACACCACCATTGCCACCATCCTCATTTGATTCAATGATGCCTTCCGCGTTTGCTCAAACAAAACCGTCTGAGCAGGCAACAGCGACAGAAACAGCCTCCGACCGTTTTAAGCGTACACTCAAACTACAGACTGACGCTTCAAACAGCGCAAAGGCCTCCGCTCCCCGCAAGGAAGGGGGCCAGGTCCCTAAAAAAGACAAACCGGTCACTCGTGATGAACGAAACGCTCTCCTGGGACCTTGA
- a CDS encoding RNA methyltransferase yields MTPKRQKLVSDYYSNKIPGVELLMDNVWDPHNIAAVFRTADGLGIKTVNMYYTYNRPGVSRFEESKKLGRKSSASARKWIHYQDVLDIKAFADEKKREGFVLVGSHLTPNATKLTDFKFPEKCVIAFGSESLGMSPEVQAVCDQMVYIPMVGMVESYNISVAAGIMMYELYLQRGQHLMDSSAYTDREPNRNADPKLLNTPHAT; encoded by the coding sequence ATGACACCAAAACGTCAAAAACTGGTGAGTGATTATTATTCCAACAAAATCCCGGGAGTGGAACTGCTGATGGATAACGTCTGGGATCCTCACAACATTGCGGCCGTCTTCCGAACCGCCGATGGTTTGGGAATCAAAACCGTCAACATGTATTACACTTACAATCGTCCCGGTGTTTCCAGATTTGAAGAATCAAAAAAGCTGGGACGTAAATCCAGCGCCAGTGCCCGCAAATGGATTCATTATCAGGATGTGCTGGATATCAAAGCTTTTGCTGACGAGAAAAAACGGGAAGGCTTTGTCCTGGTAGGCAGTCATTTGACACCGAATGCCACCAAGCTGACAGATTTCAAATTTCCTGAAAAATGTGTGATCGCGTTTGGCTCGGAAAGTCTGGGAATGTCTCCAGAAGTTCAGGCTGTTTGTGACCAGATGGTTTATATCCCCATGGTCGGAATGGTCGAAAGTTATAACATTTCAGTGGCGGCGGGAATCATGATGTATGAACTGTACCTTCAGCGAGGGCAACATCTCATGGATTCCAGCGCCTATACAGACCGGGAACCAAACCGGAATGCCGATCCAAAATTGCTCAATACTCCCCATGCTACCTGA
- a CDS encoding family 20 glycosylhydrolase, producing the protein MLLTPHPRRLVMREGHACLSSGQIVIHDASPEMLYSAQLLQKDLEHFQGQYWPLCAAIPHHAPFLFRLRKTNIFRPSESYHLRIRSHEVFLEAPTARGIFYGIMTLRQLLRQFEHQLPCLEIEDFPDFPVRGVMLDVTRDKVPSLSTLFELVEQLAEWKINQLQLYFEHVFAYSGHRRVWCQASPYTGEDILKLDQFCREHFVELVPCQNSFGHLHRWLELPEYRHLAECPEGFQWPWGEFNPAPFSLCPEDPASMDFLAELYGELLPHFTSSLFNVGCDETFDLGQGRSKTACEQRGKGRVYLEFLQAIHQKITSMGRTMMFWGDIILEYPELVAELPKDVIVLEWGYEADHPFAEHGQKFNESGIPFYVCPGTSSWNSILGRTQNCMENLKNAVRNGLKHGANGVLITDWGDRGHWQPLPVSYAGYLMGAALSWHFESNEAVDICQALDLHAFYDKEGRMGQICHDLGNAYLHTGHILANNSAIFQWLFRDSKHGVFQKTTREHIQSTIQYLESYLHQITQTRMNRKDKTLIQQELTCALRMALHGCQRALYVLQNESDSLQKNFLYQDMREILGMFHQVWLGRNREGGLHDSTKILKQRLGEYAPYATQGSRIF; encoded by the coding sequence ATGTTGCTGACCCCACATCCGCGTCGTCTCGTGATGCGAGAGGGGCATGCCTGTTTGTCCTCAGGGCAGATTGTGATTCATGACGCTTCACCGGAAATGTTGTACAGCGCGCAACTGCTCCAGAAGGATCTGGAACATTTCCAGGGGCAGTATTGGCCTTTATGCGCCGCCATTCCCCACCATGCCCCGTTCCTGTTTCGTCTTCGCAAGACCAATATTTTCAGACCCTCCGAATCTTATCACTTAAGAATCCGGAGCCATGAAGTCTTTCTTGAAGCACCAACCGCCCGGGGAATTTTTTATGGCATCATGACTCTGCGTCAACTTCTTCGTCAGTTTGAACATCAGCTTCCCTGTCTTGAAATTGAGGATTTTCCAGATTTTCCTGTTCGTGGAGTGATGCTCGATGTGACACGGGACAAAGTTCCCTCGCTGTCCACACTTTTTGAACTGGTGGAACAACTTGCTGAGTGGAAAATCAACCAGCTTCAACTTTATTTTGAACATGTTTTTGCCTATTCCGGACATCGCAGGGTCTGGTGTCAGGCCAGTCCATACACCGGGGAAGATATCCTGAAACTGGATCAGTTCTGCCGGGAGCATTTTGTGGAACTGGTCCCCTGCCAGAATTCCTTCGGGCATTTGCATCGCTGGCTGGAACTACCCGAATACAGACACCTTGCCGAATGTCCTGAGGGCTTTCAATGGCCCTGGGGGGAATTCAATCCGGCACCTTTCAGTTTATGTCCGGAAGATCCCGCCAGCATGGATTTTCTGGCGGAATTGTATGGGGAACTTCTTCCGCATTTTACCAGTTCCCTGTTCAATGTGGGTTGTGATGAAACGTTTGATCTCGGTCAGGGACGCAGCAAAACCGCCTGCGAACAACGGGGAAAAGGACGGGTTTATCTGGAATTCCTGCAGGCGATTCATCAGAAAATCACCAGTATGGGGCGAACCATGATGTTTTGGGGCGATATCATTCTGGAGTATCCGGAACTGGTCGCAGAACTTCCCAAAGATGTGATTGTGCTGGAATGGGGCTATGAAGCCGATCATCCCTTTGCGGAACATGGCCAGAAATTCAATGAAAGCGGTATTCCCTTTTATGTTTGCCCTGGAACCTCCAGTTGGAACAGTATTCTCGGTAGAACACAAAACTGCATGGAAAACCTGAAAAACGCGGTGCGAAATGGCTTGAAGCACGGAGCGAACGGCGTACTGATCACGGACTGGGGCGATCGGGGGCACTGGCAACCCTTGCCTGTCAGTTATGCGGGATACCTGATGGGTGCCGCGCTTTCATGGCATTTCGAGTCCAATGAAGCTGTTGATATTTGCCAGGCGCTGGATCTGCATGCCTTTTATGACAAAGAAGGCCGCATGGGACAAATCTGCCATGACCTCGGCAATGCCTATCTCCACACAGGGCATATTCTGGCCAACAACAGTGCCATATTCCAGTGGTTGTTCCGTGATTCGAAGCATGGTGTGTTTCAAAAAACCACCAGGGAACACATTCAGTCCACTATTCAGTATCTGGAATCGTATCTTCATCAAATCACACAGACACGCATGAACCGGAAAGACAAAACACTGATTCAGCAGGAATTGACCTGTGCGTTGAGGATGGCACTTCATGGTTGCCAGAGGGCCTTGTATGTGCTACAGAACGAATCAGACAGCCTGCAGAAAAACTTTCTTTATCAGGATATGCGGGAAATTCTGGGGATGTTTCATCAGGTGTGGCTGGGGAGAAACCGTGAAGGCGGATTGCATGACAGTACCAAAATTCTTAAACAGCGTTTAGGGGAATATGCGCCTTATGCGACGCAGGGGTCCCGAATTTTTTAG
- a CDS encoding TlpA family protein disulfide reductase, translating to MKHFNMLLSGLLLWLCTGFTVFGASAPGFFISNLDGTQFISRKQTAPYVISFFFVGCVPCIKEIPVLYAKLSQDFPDVPLLFIDPMKDDSPESIRSFADKLGVPQELFYHDSQGNLARKFFTGEFRFPTLYGIKQKQVLFEYPGLEEKTMKEIEDALTQNMK from the coding sequence ATGAAACACTTTAATATGTTGCTGTCAGGTTTATTGCTATGGCTGTGTACCGGATTTACCGTTTTTGGAGCCTCGGCGCCCGGGTTTTTCATCAGTAATCTGGATGGAACCCAGTTTATTTCAAGAAAACAGACAGCGCCCTATGTGATCAGTTTTTTCTTTGTGGGATGTGTGCCCTGCATAAAAGAAATTCCTGTGCTTTATGCAAAACTGAGCCAGGATTTTCCTGATGTTCCGCTGTTATTCATTGATCCTATGAAAGATGATTCACCTGAAAGCATCAGGAGTTTTGCCGATAAACTCGGGGTGCCTCAGGAGTTGTTCTATCATGATTCACAGGGCAATCTGGCCCGCAAGTTTTTTACTGGAGAATTCAGGTTTCCCACGCTCTATGGCATCAAACAAAAACAAGTTTTATTTGAATATCCGGGCCTTGAGGAAAAAACCATGAAAGAAATTGAGGATGCTCTCACGCAGAATATGAAGTAA
- a CDS encoding DUF2442 domain-containing protein, with protein MHSLVKGKTVKINDDYLHVELEDGRIISTPIEWYPELVSATIAQRLNYKFICKQSGLEWPDLDFHLSIGHMLIEHINQDVA; from the coding sequence ATGCATTCTTTAGTCAAAGGGAAGACAGTAAAGATTAATGATGATTACCTTCATGTGGAACTGGAAGATGGGAGAATTATTTCTACTCCGATTGAATGGTACCCGGAATTAGTATCCGCAACGATTGCTCAGCGTCTCAATTATAAATTTATATGCAAACAATCAGGATTAGAGTGGCCTGATCTGGATTTTCATTTAAGTATTGGGCATATGTTGATTGAACACATAAATCAGGATGTTGCTTGA
- a CDS encoding type II secretion system protein GspG → MKPTIFEKKHKRTGFSMVEILTVLGIMGLLSAALVPLAGKNIEEAQNARAQGELQGLNSSLTSFYQDTGWYPYIPGAVSYQNTGNVIMELRTIDGTQKTGTTFQNIQFHLIENESTRYRNWRGPYMSNTMVDPWGNTYKVLTKAFCPNVAVSRVVWAFSAGRDGTYATDITHTAVQADDIGVIVYRNLDGGCK, encoded by the coding sequence ATGAAACCGACAATTTTTGAAAAAAAGCACAAACGAACAGGGTTTTCCATGGTGGAAATACTCACTGTTCTGGGAATCATGGGGTTATTATCCGCGGCACTGGTTCCATTGGCCGGAAAAAATATTGAGGAAGCCCAGAATGCACGGGCGCAGGGTGAATTGCAGGGACTCAACAGTTCCCTGACCTCTTTTTATCAGGATACTGGCTGGTATCCCTATATTCCGGGAGCCGTGTCGTATCAGAATACCGGAAATGTGATCATGGAACTGAGAACCATTGACGGTACCCAGAAAACTGGAACCACCTTTCAGAACATCCAGTTTCATCTCATTGAGAATGAAAGCACCCGTTATCGCAACTGGAGAGGGCCATATATGTCAAACACCATGGTGGATCCCTGGGGCAATACCTACAAAGTGCTGACCAAAGCGTTTTGTCCGAATGTGGCGGTAAGCCGTGTTGTCTGGGCGTTTTCCGCAGGTCGTGACGGCACTTATGCGACGGACATCACACATACGGCCGTTCAGGCGGATGACATCGGCGTTATTGTGTATCGTAACCTTGATGGCGGATGCAAGTAA
- a CDS encoding serine hydroxymethyltransferase, translated as MPVDINDVLEIVDKQNQWRGKETLNMIASENMQSPAVRQIECNDFMGRYAEGHPNTVDARNRYYEGTLYIDQVESMATREFIELAGCKQADVRPISGNQANTAVALAMLRGGDTVIANSIDAGGHISHNPIGVFGRRIQVRGQVLATGKENSVNLHFWPTTPDGYHIDAEKSMVLIDKTSPDLVILGKSLFLFPEPVAQIAEVCRTKNIPVLYDAAHVLGLIIGGQFQNPFKEGAHFVTASTHKTFPGPQRGVILGNLYTEQELKWWTNIDRGIMPGSSSNHHLHTLPGLLVTIREMKQHGKAYASQIVKNAKALGAALDLEGVHVEAKEFGFTQSHQIALNVTKYGAAIEIAQKLADNNIIVNYNMLPGDQDPRNPSGLRIGVQELTRFGLKENEMGEVATLIKGVLTGKQVKDQVLQLRARFQNVEYA; from the coding sequence ATGCCTGTGGATATTAATGATGTTCTGGAGATTGTCGACAAACAAAATCAATGGAGGGGAAAAGAAACCCTGAACATGATCGCAAGCGAAAACATGCAGTCTCCAGCAGTCCGTCAAATTGAATGCAACGATTTCATGGGACGCTATGCCGAAGGGCATCCGAACACAGTTGATGCCAGAAATCGTTATTATGAGGGGACATTGTATATTGATCAGGTAGAAAGCATGGCTACCCGTGAATTTATTGAACTGGCAGGTTGCAAACAGGCGGATGTCCGCCCCATCAGTGGCAACCAGGCCAATACCGCGGTCGCACTGGCCATGTTGCGGGGAGGTGATACCGTGATTGCCAATTCCATTGATGCCGGCGGGCACATCAGTCACAACCCCATCGGTGTGTTCGGGCGCAGAATCCAGGTTCGTGGACAGGTGCTGGCAACCGGCAAGGAAAACTCAGTCAATCTGCATTTCTGGCCAACAACGCCTGATGGCTATCACATTGACGCTGAAAAAAGCATGGTGTTGATTGACAAGACTTCTCCGGATCTGGTCATTCTGGGCAAAAGTCTGTTTCTGTTTCCTGAACCTGTGGCTCAGATTGCGGAAGTTTGCAGGACTAAAAACATTCCTGTTCTCTATGATGCGGCTCATGTTCTGGGTTTGATTATCGGTGGACAATTCCAGAATCCCTTCAAGGAAGGCGCTCATTTTGTGACAGCGAGTACCCACAAAACCTTCCCCGGGCCTCAGCGTGGGGTGATTCTGGGGAATTTGTATACCGAGCAGGAACTCAAATGGTGGACAAACATTGATCGAGGCATCATGCCCGGTTCTTCCAGTAACCACCATCTGCATACGCTTCCGGGCCTGCTGGTAACGATCCGTGAAATGAAACAGCATGGAAAAGCCTATGCCTCACAGATTGTTAAAAACGCAAAGGCTCTCGGTGCGGCACTGGATCTGGAAGGGGTGCATGTGGAAGCAAAAGAATTTGGCTTCACACAAAGTCATCAGATCGCGCTCAATGTGACCAAATATGGTGCGGCGATCGAGATTGCGCAAAAACTGGCGGACAATAACATTATTGTGAATTATAACATGCTTCCCGGAGATCAGGACCCCCGAAATCCATCCGGACTGAGGATCGGTGTTCAGGAATTGACACGCTTCGGCCTGAAAGAAAATGAAATGGGTGAAGTGGCAACACTGATCAAGGGTGTGTTGACCGGCAAGCAGGTTAAAGATCAGGTACTACAGTTGCGTGCCCGATTTCAGAACGTTGAATACGCCTGA
- the lpxA gene encoding acyl-ACP--UDP-N-acetylglucosamine O-acyltransferase, giving the protein MSQIHPTATISPDAIIGKNVEIGPYAMIGPRVQIGDGCFIHHNVTLNGNTTLGEKVEIGAYSVIGDPCRILDFQEGKIDLMEGQVRIGNGSVLESNVMIKGFTTMGEGNLIGSYTTIGFPPQAKRGSTKPTYVEIGNHNQLREYVSIQSGTVDGSGHTIIGNYNLIMVYAHLAHDTKIGDYCALSNSTNLAGHVEFGSYVVTGGFACFHQYTRVGDYAMAGGMSGVYQDLAPYMLATGHRASLYGINLVGLQRNGFTSEEIQQAQQIYNIFFQSNLAPVIARREVQNKVPDGPVLRRFVEFIEKSRRGLVTREVG; this is encoded by the coding sequence ATGAGTCAGATTCATCCAACAGCGACGATCAGTCCTGATGCGATTATCGGAAAAAATGTTGAAATTGGTCCCTATGCCATGATTGGACCTCGTGTTCAGATTGGTGATGGTTGTTTCATTCATCACAATGTGACCCTGAATGGAAATACAACCCTTGGTGAAAAGGTGGAAATCGGCGCTTACAGTGTGATTGGTGATCCGTGCCGTATCCTTGATTTTCAGGAAGGTAAAATTGATTTGATGGAGGGCCAGGTCCGTATCGGCAACGGATCAGTGCTTGAGAGCAACGTCATGATCAAAGGCTTCACCACTATGGGTGAAGGCAACCTGATCGGTTCTTACACAACGATCGGTTTTCCACCCCAAGCCAAACGCGGCAGCACTAAGCCAACCTACGTGGAGATCGGAAATCACAACCAGCTTCGGGAATACGTCTCCATTCAAAGCGGGACCGTTGATGGTTCAGGACATACGATCATTGGCAATTACAATCTGATCATGGTGTATGCTCATCTGGCTCACGATACAAAAATTGGCGATTATTGCGCGTTGTCCAATTCTACCAACCTCGCCGGACACGTCGAATTTGGCTCTTATGTGGTCACAGGTGGTTTTGCCTGTTTTCATCAATACACCCGTGTGGGCGATTACGCCATGGCCGGAGGCATGAGCGGTGTCTATCAGGATCTTGCGCCTTATATGCTGGCGACAGGACACCGTGCTTCACTCTATGGCATCAACCTGGTGGGCTTACAACGGAATGGTTTTACCTCCGAGGAGATCCAGCAGGCTCAGCAGATTTATAACATCTTCTTCCAGTCCAATCTGGCACCCGTTATTGCCAGGAGAGAAGTCCAGAATAAAGTCCCGGATGGCCCTGTCCTGAGGCGGTTTGTGGAATTTATCGAAAAATCCAGGCGAGGTCTGGTGACCCGTGAGGTTGGTTGA
- a CDS encoding tetratricopeptide repeat protein produces MTPKNQERLDQARTCETRGLYQDALQLYQQVLEEISHQMGNHHPEVSVILDKLGLLYQGMGDYTEARNYFERALMIDEQALGNLHPQYTLHLAHLAFLHDSHGHHAQAEPLYQQIRTAEGQTLEADSPYFIMHLQNLAEVHESLGDYDQAMDLYNKIIETIDSAEGQQNQPYAEALTHKANLFRELGELQRAIVLYERVLEIDRWTLDPDHPHYSAHMNNLANAYEATGNYQEALVMYEHALEIAARYGETHPNYAVCLNNLGNLYESIGCYEEAHVLYEQTLAIDEQTIGDTHPTYAVHLSNMATLYESMENYEEALPLAQKAFVIACNALGTTHPDIACYLNNLAMLHTAMGEPQEALALFEQALSLDRKSLGEDHPNYAIHLNNMASLYEVLDNSGKSLELYQQALEIDRKRLGPDHPQYASHLENLAAWHVQHGSHEKAVEYYSIVVQILEKNLGQEHSRCMTLKHQIAELQMEPLEWEDIQVP; encoded by the coding sequence ATGACCCCTAAAAATCAGGAACGACTCGATCAGGCACGAACCTGCGAAACTCGTGGATTGTATCAGGACGCACTTCAGCTTTATCAGCAGGTTCTGGAGGAAATCAGCCATCAGATGGGCAATCACCATCCTGAAGTCTCGGTCATTCTGGATAAACTGGGACTGCTCTATCAGGGAATGGGGGACTATACGGAAGCCCGAAACTATTTTGAGCGAGCCTTGATGATTGATGAACAGGCGTTGGGAAACCTGCATCCACAATACACCCTGCATCTGGCGCATCTGGCATTTCTCCATGACAGCCATGGCCATCATGCTCAGGCAGAACCCCTGTATCAGCAGATTCGAACCGCAGAAGGCCAAACACTTGAGGCGGACAGCCCCTATTTCATCATGCATCTGCAAAACCTCGCGGAGGTTCATGAGTCTCTGGGAGATTATGATCAGGCCATGGATCTCTATAATAAAATCATTGAAACAATCGACAGCGCCGAAGGCCAGCAAAATCAGCCCTATGCGGAAGCACTCACGCACAAGGCCAATTTATTTCGGGAGCTTGGCGAACTTCAACGGGCGATTGTCCTCTATGAACGCGTTCTGGAAATTGACCGCTGGACTCTGGATCCGGATCATCCGCATTACTCGGCGCATATGAACAATCTGGCCAATGCCTATGAAGCAACCGGAAATTATCAGGAAGCCCTGGTCATGTATGAGCATGCCCTGGAGATTGCGGCCAGATATGGAGAAACGCATCCAAATTACGCGGTGTGCCTGAACAATCTGGGAAATCTGTATGAATCCATTGGTTGTTATGAGGAAGCTCATGTTTTGTATGAACAAACGCTGGCTATTGATGAACAGACCATCGGGGATACCCATCCAACCTACGCGGTCCATCTGAGCAATATGGCAACACTGTATGAATCCATGGAAAATTACGAGGAAGCGCTGCCTCTGGCACAGAAAGCCTTTGTGATCGCCTGCAATGCTCTGGGAACCACACATCCTGATATTGCCTGTTATCTCAACAATCTGGCCATGCTGCATACGGCAATGGGCGAACCTCAGGAGGCTCTGGCGCTGTTTGAGCAGGCCTTGTCTCTCGATCGAAAATCTTTGGGCGAAGACCATCCCAACTATGCCATTCATCTGAACAATATGGCATCACTCTATGAAGTGCTGGACAATTCAGGAAAATCGCTGGAGTTGTATCAGCAGGCGTTGGAAATTGATCGTAAACGACTTGGCCCCGATCACCCTCAATATGCGTCCCATCTTGAAAATCTTGCTGCCTGGCATGTTCAGCATGGATCCCATGAAAAGGCTGTTGAATATTATTCGATTGTCGTTCAGATTCTGGAAAAAAATCTTGGACAGGAACATTCCCGATGTATGACGCTGAAACATCAGATTGCGGAACTTCAGATGGAACCCCTCGAATGGGAGGACATCCAGGTTCCATAA